A genomic window from Slackia heliotrinireducens DSM 20476 includes:
- the smpB gene encoding SsrA-binding protein SmpB → MAQDKKQIAKNRRALHDYEIVETFEAGIVLTGTEVRSLRENNCQLTDCYALVRHGEVWLHGLHIAPYSNGSYFNVDPDRKRKLLLHRRQIRYLDSKAKEKGLALVPLNIYFSPNGLVKVELAVARGKKLHDKRASMAERDTKREIERALKSRNRY, encoded by the coding sequence GTGGCCCAGGACAAGAAACAGATCGCCAAAAACCGCCGTGCGTTGCACGATTACGAGATCGTCGAGACCTTCGAGGCCGGCATCGTGCTGACGGGCACCGAGGTTCGTTCGCTGCGTGAGAACAACTGCCAGCTCACGGACTGCTACGCGTTGGTCCGCCATGGCGAAGTATGGCTGCACGGTCTGCACATCGCGCCGTATTCCAACGGCAGCTACTTCAACGTCGATCCCGACCGCAAGCGCAAACTGCTGCTTCATCGCAGGCAGATTCGCTATTTGGACTCCAAGGCCAAAGAGAAAGGCCTCGCACTGGTTCCGCTCAACATCTATTTTTCGCCGAACGGCCTGGTCAAGGTCGAGCTTGCAGTCGCCCGCGGCAAGAAGCTGCACGACAAGCGAGCCAGCATGGCAGAACGCGATACAAAACGGGAAATCGAGCGTGCCCTGAAGTCACGCAACCGTTATTAG